Proteins found in one Oryza glaberrima chromosome 4, OglaRS2, whole genome shotgun sequence genomic segment:
- the LOC127771246 gene encoding GEM-like protein 4 — translation MRKSSINGVHVIGVPVTAKAFGIEEEVSLARGQSFRKADGDHLAVSLSHPSPYTSFGYKHSSKGQVIHWVSKLSRRAQGFREHVTLGPKLSETVKGKLSLGAKILQAGGIERVFRKAFSAEKGERLVKALQCYLYTTGGPIAGMLFVSTKKVAFRSDRPVTVTSAKGDVARVPYKVVVPLRRIAQVRPSENADKPEEKYIHVVTVDGFEFWFMGFVSYQRSCKYMQQAISELQ, via the exons ATGAGGAAGTCAAGCATCAACGGCGTCCATGTCATCGGAGTCCCGGTGACCGCCAAGGCGTTTGGCATAGAGGAGGAGGTGTCGTTGGCCAGGGGCCAGTCGTTCAGGAAGGCCGACGGCGATCACCTTGCGGTCTCGTTGTCGCACCCCAGCCCTTATACGTCTTTCGGCTATAAGCACA GCAGCAAGGGTCAGGTTATCCACTGGGTGAGCAAGCTGAGCAGAAGGGCACAGGGCTTCAGGGAGCATG TGACCTTGGGGCCAAAGCTGTCGGAGACGGTGAAGGGGAAGCTGAGCCTGGGCGCGAAAATCCTGCAGGCCGGCGGGATCGAGCGCGTGTTCCGGAAGGCGTTCTCGGCGGAGAAAGGCGAGCGGCTGGTGAAGGCGCTGCAGTGCTACCTGTACACCACCGGCGGGCCCATCGCCGGGATGCTCTTCGTCTCCACCAAGAAGGTCGCCTTCCGCAGCGACCGGCCGGTCACGGTCACCTCGGCCAAGGGCGACGTCGCGCGGGTGCCCTACAAGGTGGTGGTCCCGCTCAGGAGGATCGCCCAGGTGCGGCCGAGCGAGAATGCCGACAAGCCGGAGGAGAAGTACATCCACGTCGTCACGGTGGACGGCTTCGAGTTCTGGTTCATGGGGTTCGTGAGCTACCAGAGGTCGTGCAAGTACATGCAGCAAGCCATCTCGGAGCTGCAATGA
- the LOC127771690 gene encoding cytosolic sulfotransferase 8-like has product MSSSSVQTSPSPSHEVDAETDEELYKQFTDLVSSWPSSEPMPFLPLYRHDNGWYSSLMPMVGAMVADARFAARPSDIIVATLPKSGTTWIKALLYATVHRREHPADAAADHPFNSLGPHECVNFLEYQLYTNNRVPDLGRLPDPRLFATHVPFTSLPSAAAASGCKVVYVCRDPKDNLISMWDFANKFRAREGQEPMSPEAIAELFCLGVSPSGPYWDHVLGYWGAHVARPEQVLFFRYEEMKLDAAAHVRRLAEFVGLPFSAEEEEGGVVDAIVRLCSFDHMIGLEATKSGKTELVVGTAANSSFFRRGQVGDWANHLSPEIAQRIDAITEARFNGSGLRPSGTK; this is encoded by the coding sequence ATGTCTTCCTCCTCCGTGCAAACCTCTCCCTCGCCCTCGCATGAAGTCGACGCCGAAACTGACGAGGAACTCTACAAGCAGTTCACCGACTTGGTGTCCTCCTGGCCGAGCTCAGAACCCATGCCCTTCCTCCCGCTCTACCGCCACGACAACGGCTGGTACAGTAGCCTCATGCCTATGGTCGGTGCGATGGTCGCCGACGCGCGGTTCGCCGCGCGCCCCTCCGACATCATCGTCGCCACCTTGCCCAAGTCCGGCACGACGTGGATCAAGGCGCTCCTCTACGCCACGGTGCACCGGAGGGAGcaccccgccgacgccgccgccgaccaccctTTCAACTCCCTCGGCCCCCACGAGTGCGTCAACTTCCTCGAGTACCAGCTCTACACCAACAACAGGGTCCCGGACCTGGGCAGGCTGCCGGACCCGAGGCTGTTCGCGACGCACGTCCCGTTCACGTCGctgccgagcgccgccgcggcgtcgggcTGCAAGGTCGTGTACGTGTGCCGCGACCCCAAGGACAACCTGATCTCGATGTGGGACTTCGCCAACAAGTTCAGGGCCCGTGAGGGGCAGGAGCCCATGTCGCCGGAGGCCATCGCCGAGCTGTTCTGCCTCGGCGTGTCGCCGTCCGGGCCGTACTGGGACCACGTCCTCGGCTACTGGGGCGCGCACGTGGCGCGCCCCGAGCAGGTCCTCTTCTTCAGGTACGAGGAGATGAAGCtcgacgccgcggcgcacgTCCGGAGGCTGGCGGAGTTCGTCGGCCTGCCGTTcagcgcggaggaggaggaaggtggcgTGGTGGACGCCATCGTCAGGCTGTGCTCGTTCGATCACATGATCGGCCTGGAGGCGACCAAGAGCGGCAAGACGGAGCTCGTGGTCGGCACGGCGGCGAATAGCTCATTCTTCCGTCGGGGGCAGGTCGGGGACTGGGCGAACCATCTTTCGCCGGAGATTGCACAGCGGATCGACGCCATAACCGAGGCCAGGTTCAATGGTTCCGGTCTCAGGCCAAGTGGCACTAAATGA
- the LOC127771916 gene encoding alpha-amylase/subtilisin inhibitor: MVSLRLPLILLSLLAISFSCSAAPPPVYDTEGHELSADGSYYVLPASPGHGGGLTMAPRVLPCPLLVAQETDERRKGFPVRFTPWGGAAAPEDRTIRVSTDVRIRFNAATICVQSTEWHVGDEPLTGARRVVTGPVIGPSPSGRENAFRVEKYGGGYKLVSCRDSCQDLGVSRDGARAWLGASQPPDVVVFKKARPSPPD; encoded by the coding sequence ATGGTtagcctccgcctccccctcatACTCCTCTCCCTCCTGGCCATCTCCTTCTCAtgcagcgccgcgccgccgccggtgtacGACACGGAGGGCCACGAGCTGAGCGCCGACGGGAGCTACTACGTCCTCCCGGCTAGCCCCGGCCACGGAGGGGGCCTCACGATGGCGCCCCGCGTGCTTCCCTGCCCGCTCCTCGTGGCGCAGGAGACGGACGAGCGCCGCAAGGGGTTCCCCGTGCGCTTCACCCCgtggggcggcgccgcggcgccggaggACAGGACCATCCGCGTCTCGACCGACGTCCGCATCCGCTTCAACGCCGCGACGATCTGCGTGCAGTCCACCGAGTGGCATGTCGGCGACGAGCCGCTCACGGGGGCGCGGCGCGTGGTGACGGGGCCGGTGATCGGGCCGAGCCCGAGCGGGCGGGAGAACGCGTTCCGCGTGGAGAAGTACGGCGGTGGGTACAAGCTGGTGTCGTGCAGGGACTCGTGCCAGGACCTGGGCGTGTCAAGGGACGGCGCGCGGGCGTGGCTGGGCGCGAGCCAGCCGCCTGACGTCGTGGTCTTCAAGAAGGCCAGGCCAAGCCCACCAGATTAa
- the LOC127769589 gene encoding GEM-like protein 4, giving the protein MEKAACNEHVIGIPVSNRAFGIEEPDFPSEGAAAYHAEAKSSATARTSSRFGRTGDRLAQGIKEHVTLGPKLYETMKGKLTLGARILQAGGVEKVFRRWFAVGKGEKLLRASQCYLSTTAGPIAGMLFISTERIAFRSDRSLALTTPSGDTVRVPYKVAIPLRRVKTAKPSENKHRPEQKYVQVVTDDGFEFWFMGFVSFQVTLKNLELAVAQAQ; this is encoded by the exons ATGGAGAAGGCAGCGTGCAACGAGCATGTGATCGGGATCCCAGTGAGCAACAGGGCTTTCGGCATCGAGGAGCCGGATTTCCCAAGCGAAGGAGCAGCCGCCTACCACGCCGAGGCGAAAAGCTCTGCAACCGCGCGTACGAGCTCCAGATTTGGCAGGACAGGGGACAGGCTCGCTCAAGGCATCAAAGAACATG TGACTCTAGGACCAAAACTGTACGAGACCATGAAAGGCAAGCTGACGCTGGGCGCGAGAATCCTCCAGGCAGGCGGCGTGGAGAAGGTCTTCCGCCGGTGGTTCGCCGTCGGCAAGGGCGAGAAGCTCCTGAGGGCCTCCCAGTGCTACCTGTCCACCACGGCCGGCCCGATCGCCGGCATGCTCTTCATATCGACGGAGAGGATCGCGTTCCGGAGCGACCGGTCGCTGGCGCTGACCACCCCGAGCGGCGACACGGTGCGTGTGCCGTACAAGGTGGCCATCCCTCTGAGGAGGGTGAAGACGGCCAAGCCGAGCGAGAACAAGCACCGGCCGGAGCAGAAGTACGTCCAGGTGGTGACCGACGACGGCTTCGAGTTCTGGTTCATGGGATTCGTCAGCTTCCAGGTGACCCTGAAGAACCTGGAGCTGGCCGTCGCGCAGGCgcagtga